The Longimicrobiales bacterium genome has a segment encoding these proteins:
- a CDS encoding alpha-ketoacid dehydrogenase subunit beta: MDQSVPEHLLKTRRREPVTMLEALSEGIFEEMVRDDQVFLMGEDIGAYGGAFKVTRGFLDHFGEQRVIDTPIAEGGFTGAAAGAAHMGLRPVVEIQFMDFISPAYDVITNYIATSLYRGAGPMPLVIRGPVGGGNRGGPFHSQNVEMAFFHTPGLKIVYPSTAYDAKGLIKSAIRDDNPVLFEEHKGLYRAPALREVLPDEDYVVPLGKARTVREGKDLTIVTYGAMVHKSVEAAETLSDEGVSVEVIDLRTLLPMDEEAIIDSVKRTGKLLVVHEDTRTGGIAGEIAMRVSEQAFEWLDGPMLRVTAIDAPVPYSGSLEDYFLPQTDDVLKAARYLAGY, from the coding sequence ATGGACCAGTCTGTACCCGAGCACTTGCTGAAGACCCGACGACGTGAGCCTGTGACGATGCTCGAGGCCCTGAGCGAGGGGATCTTCGAGGAGATGGTGCGGGACGACCAAGTGTTTCTCATGGGTGAGGACATCGGGGCGTATGGGGGGGCCTTCAAGGTGACCCGTGGCTTCCTGGATCATTTTGGTGAACAACGTGTGATTGATACGCCGATTGCCGAGGGTGGCTTTACGGGAGCAGCTGCGGGCGCAGCGCACATGGGTCTGAGGCCCGTGGTGGAGATCCAGTTCATGGATTTCATCTCGCCGGCCTACGACGTGATCACCAATTACATCGCGACATCGCTTTACCGAGGAGCGGGGCCGATGCCACTCGTGATCCGGGGGCCGGTCGGCGGCGGGAATCGTGGCGGCCCGTTCCATTCGCAGAATGTGGAAATGGCGTTCTTTCATACGCCGGGTCTCAAGATCGTGTACCCCAGTACGGCGTATGACGCGAAGGGACTCATCAAGTCCGCGATACGCGACGACAATCCGGTCCTCTTCGAGGAGCATAAGGGTCTCTACCGGGCCCCCGCGCTGCGGGAAGTGCTCCCTGATGAAGACTACGTTGTGCCGCTGGGGAAGGCGCGTACCGTCCGTGAGGGGAAGGATCTAACGATCGTGACCTACGGAGCGATGGTCCACAAATCAGTCGAAGCCGCCGAGACTCTTTCGGATGAAGGGGTCAGCGTAGAGGTCATCGACCTGCGGACGCTCCTCCCGATGGACGAAGAGGCGATTATCGACTCCGTGAAGCGCACAGGTAAGCTCCTCGTTGTACACGAGGACACGCGCACCGGTGGGATCGCGGGTGAGATCGCGATGCGCGTCAGCGAGCAGGCGTTCGAATGGTTGGACGGGCCCATGCTAAGGGTGACCGCGATCGATGCTCCTGTACCGTATTCGGGCTCGCTGGAAGACTACTTCTTGCCCCAGACCGACGATGTTCTCAAGGCAGCCCGTTATCTTGCTGGCTACTAG
- a CDS encoding dihydrolipoamide acetyltransferase family protein, which produces MARIEVPMPQMGESIAEGTVSQWMKQVGDAVERDEPILEISTDKVDAEIPAPSSGTLVEIVVPEGETVEVGTIVAYIETEAGAAVAAPAAAAAEAPAAEAPAARTAPPVAAPVVETPAASGGDQSAEERLRTRSTPVVRKIAEEHGIDIVSVSGSGHAGRVTKQDILDFIESGASAPPAVPAAPAPAAPAAPVAPSAAPSDLWKQFYGEVKHPEYPVRAADRVEGMDRMRRLTAEHMVLAKRVTPHVHSFIEIDFSSIDRIRAANKARWAAQGARVSYTAFVAWAVSRVLREFPMVNSAVSGNNVIFRGNVNLGMAVDLNPGLIVPVVHDADHLGLIGVGNKIVDVATRARDKKLMPDEIQGATFTITNPGVLGTLVGLPVIPKGTSAILGTGAIEKKVVVVTDPETGADVMAIRKRSLFSLGYDHRIVDGADAARFLAALKVMLEDFPEDA; this is translated from the coding sequence GTGGCTCGTATTGAAGTTCCGATGCCCCAGATGGGCGAGTCCATTGCCGAGGGCACAGTTTCTCAGTGGATGAAACAAGTCGGCGACGCCGTCGAACGTGACGAGCCGATCTTGGAGATCTCGACCGACAAGGTTGATGCAGAGATCCCGGCGCCTTCGTCCGGCACCCTCGTTGAGATTGTTGTCCCGGAAGGCGAGACCGTCGAAGTCGGCACGATCGTCGCCTACATCGAGACCGAGGCTGGCGCGGCCGTCGCCGCACCTGCGGCTGCTGCTGCGGAGGCCCCCGCGGCCGAAGCACCTGCAGCACGGACTGCGCCTCCAGTAGCAGCTCCTGTGGTCGAGACCCCTGCGGCAAGCGGTGGCGATCAGAGCGCTGAAGAGCGCCTCAGGACTCGATCCACTCCCGTCGTGCGGAAGATCGCCGAAGAGCATGGGATCGACATCGTGAGTGTGTCTGGGTCAGGCCACGCGGGCCGCGTGACCAAGCAAGATATTCTGGACTTCATCGAGTCAGGGGCTTCCGCGCCTCCTGCGGTTCCCGCGGCTCCTGCGCCTGCGGCGCCAGCCGCACCCGTGGCTCCCTCGGCTGCGCCGTCTGACCTGTGGAAGCAGTTCTACGGGGAGGTAAAGCACCCGGAGTACCCAGTGCGCGCGGCGGACCGGGTCGAAGGCATGGACCGCATGCGCCGCCTCACGGCAGAGCACATGGTTCTCGCCAAGCGGGTGACCCCGCATGTGCATTCGTTCATCGAGATCGACTTCTCTTCGATCGATCGCATCAGGGCTGCCAACAAGGCACGCTGGGCAGCTCAGGGTGCAAGAGTCAGCTACACTGCATTCGTGGCTTGGGCTGTTTCTCGTGTCCTGCGCGAATTCCCGATGGTCAACTCGGCTGTGTCCGGAAACAACGTGATCTTCCGGGGCAACGTGAACCTCGGCATGGCCGTCGACTTGAATCCCGGCCTGATCGTTCCGGTTGTCCACGACGCGGACCACCTTGGACTCATCGGAGTCGGCAACAAGATCGTGGACGTGGCAACGCGTGCACGTGACAAGAAGCTCATGCCTGATGAAATCCAGGGGGCCACCTTCACGATTACCAACCCAGGTGTCCTAGGCACCCTGGTTGGATTGCCGGTGATTCCTAAGGGCACCTCCGCGATTCTGGGCACAGGTGCGATCGAAAAGAAGGTCGTCGTTGTGACCGATCCAGAGACGGGCGCCGATGTGATGGCGATTCGTAAGCGGTCGCTTTTCTCGCTGGGTTACGATCACCGAATCGTGGACGGCGCCGACGCTGCCCGCTTCCTGGCAGCGTTGAAGGTGATGCTCGAGGATTTCCCAGAGGACGCGTGA
- the lipB gene encoding lipoyl(octanoyl) transferase LipB — protein MRPLDVRRLGVVSYADGLDLQAELVVARRAGDIPDTLLLLEHPHVITLGSGSRHEHVLADADERAARGIELFETGRGGDVTYHGPGQLVAYPVLDLKPDRKDLHRYLRDLESMLIRVAGAFTIDALRSEGLTGVWTDVGKLAAIGVRVSSGWITSHGVALNVSTDLDYFQTIVPCGIADREVTSLERELGRSVPMDEASEALVEAFCGVFEREAIVA, from the coding sequence GTGAGGCCGCTCGACGTTAGGCGCCTCGGTGTCGTGTCCTATGCGGACGGGCTCGACCTCCAAGCTGAATTGGTGGTCGCCCGTCGAGCGGGCGATATCCCAGATACGCTTCTTCTTCTCGAGCATCCACACGTCATCACGCTCGGCTCTGGGTCACGACATGAGCACGTCCTGGCGGATGCTGACGAGCGCGCGGCGCGGGGAATCGAGCTGTTCGAGACGGGCAGGGGTGGAGATGTGACCTATCACGGGCCTGGCCAGCTCGTGGCGTATCCCGTTTTGGACCTCAAGCCAGACCGGAAGGACCTTCATCGCTACCTGCGCGACCTGGAGTCGATGCTGATCCGTGTAGCGGGTGCGTTCACTATCGACGCCCTGCGAAGTGAAGGTCTGACCGGTGTGTGGACCGACGTCGGCAAACTCGCTGCGATCGGTGTGCGTGTGTCTTCAGGATGGATCACGTCCCACGGTGTGGCGCTCAACGTCTCGACGGACTTGGACTACTTCCAGACCATCGTGCCCTGTGGGATCGCGGATCGTGAGGTAACCTCGCTGGAGCGTGAGTTGGGGCGTTCAGTGCCGATGGATGAGGCCTCGGAAGCACTCGTAGAGGCGTTCTGTGGCGTGTTCGAACGAGAGGCTATTGTGGCCTAG
- a CDS encoding ribonuclease HI: MSPVPVYIHADESCLGNQNLKTAKPGGAGGMVEVFKDGVWERRDYWLSEPDTTNNRMALRSAIDSLRMLKKRCIVHFVSDSQYLVKGMMEWMPGWKARGWKRKAGPIENLDLWKILDQAIQHHDVRARWVRGHDGHPENEYVDFLATTAAKDQSDSGGLVASGFQEWLDGRREKKGLFMEYMEFQAPADRYPVG, translated from the coding sequence ATGAGCCCCGTCCCCGTCTACATCCATGCGGACGAATCCTGCCTCGGTAACCAGAACCTGAAGACCGCCAAACCGGGCGGTGCTGGCGGGATGGTCGAGGTCTTCAAGGACGGCGTGTGGGAACGACGTGACTACTGGCTTTCCGAGCCCGACACGACGAACAACCGGATGGCCCTTAGGAGCGCGATCGACTCGCTCCGGATGCTCAAAAAGAGGTGCATCGTTCACTTCGTGTCAGACAGCCAGTATCTGGTGAAAGGCATGATGGAGTGGATGCCCGGCTGGAAGGCCCGTGGATGGAAAAGAAAGGCCGGCCCCATCGAGAACCTCGATCTGTGGAAAATCCTAGACCAGGCGATTCAGCATCACGACGTCCGCGCCCGCTGGGTACGAGGCCACGACGGACACCCTGAGAACGAATACGTGGATTTCCTGGCTACCACCGCCGCGAAGGATCAGTCCGATTCCGGTGGATTGGTCGCATCCGGCTTTCAAGAATGGCTCGACGGCCGGCGCGAAAAGAAAGGCCTCTTCATGGAGTACATGGAGTTTCAGGCTCCGGCGGATCGGTACCCGGTGGGCTAG
- the carA gene encoding glutamine-hydrolyzing carbamoyl-phosphate synthase small subunit has product MLEDGRRFDGDFFGAHEVALGEVVFNTCMTGYQEVLTDPSYTGQLVTMTYPLIGNYGANSEDCESPTPRVAGFIVREASRFDSNWRSDIGFEAYLRENGITGISDLDTRALTRHIRSKGAMRGAIAPAGMPEAEVLEKVHEHPLMEGLDLACGVSTDVAYEVPAVGEERFHVLAYDFGVKAHSPKLLAERGCRVTVIPADTPAEEILADPPDGMFVSNGPGDPAAVAKAEAAILGLANADVPVFGICLGHQLICRAFGANTFKLPFGHHGGNHPVRSLDRGMVEITSQNHGFAVEVGEDGEIPGAPDLRLTHVNLYDGTVEGVEHRALPVLSVQYHPEAAPGPHDSRYLFDSFLALMEERRVVRAESPTG; this is encoded by the coding sequence CTGCTTGAAGACGGACGTCGCTTCGACGGTGACTTCTTCGGCGCTCATGAAGTCGCGCTCGGTGAGGTCGTGTTCAATACGTGCATGACCGGGTACCAAGAGGTGCTCACCGATCCGTCCTACACGGGCCAGCTGGTGACGATGACGTACCCGCTCATCGGCAACTACGGTGCGAACTCTGAGGACTGTGAATCCCCGACGCCGCGGGTGGCGGGCTTCATCGTCCGCGAGGCTTCCCGATTCGACTCCAATTGGCGCTCCGATATCGGCTTCGAAGCCTATCTCCGAGAGAACGGAATCACGGGGATCTCGGACTTGGACACGCGCGCGCTCACGCGGCACATCCGTTCCAAGGGCGCCATGCGTGGGGCGATCGCTCCAGCGGGGATGCCGGAAGCCGAAGTGCTCGAAAAGGTCCACGAGCATCCGCTCATGGAGGGACTCGATTTGGCTTGCGGTGTCTCCACGGATGTCGCGTACGAGGTGCCGGCTGTGGGCGAGGAACGCTTCCATGTGCTGGCGTACGATTTCGGAGTGAAGGCCCACTCGCCCAAGCTCCTCGCCGAGCGGGGCTGCCGCGTTACGGTGATCCCTGCGGACACGCCTGCGGAAGAGATCCTTGCTGATCCGCCCGACGGAATGTTTGTCTCGAACGGACCCGGCGACCCGGCCGCAGTTGCAAAGGCTGAGGCGGCGATCCTCGGCTTGGCGAATGCCGACGTCCCGGTGTTCGGCATCTGCCTGGGGCATCAGCTCATCTGTCGCGCCTTTGGTGCAAACACGTTCAAGCTGCCCTTCGGGCACCATGGTGGGAACCACCCGGTGCGCAGTCTCGACCGCGGCATGGTCGAGATCACGTCACAAAACCACGGCTTCGCGGTCGAGGTAGGGGAGGACGGCGAAATCCCCGGTGCCCCCGACCTGAGACTCACGCACGTGAACCTGTACGACGGCACGGTCGAAGGCGTAGAACACCGCGCGCTGCCAGTCCTCTCGGTGCAGTACCATCCGGAGGCCGCGCCCGGCCCGCACGACAGTCGTTATCTCTTCGATAGTTTCTTGGCGCTCATGGAAGAGAGGCGTGTTGTACGCGCCGAATCGCCGACCGGTTAA
- a CDS encoding integration host factor subunit beta: MTKADLVEQVAEAIGPGVTKKDCALVVDGFLNAVKLAMTKGENIEIRGFGTFKVRKRKTRVARNPRTGDPVEVPSRSVPVFKPSKHLRARVAKLDDL, from the coding sequence ATGACGAAGGCAGACTTGGTCGAGCAGGTGGCCGAAGCCATCGGTCCGGGTGTCACCAAGAAGGACTGCGCGCTCGTCGTAGACGGATTTCTAAACGCCGTGAAGCTGGCGATGACGAAAGGCGAGAATATCGAGATCCGGGGTTTCGGGACCTTCAAGGTTCGCAAACGGAAGACGAGAGTCGCGCGGAATCCGCGCACGGGCGACCCGGTCGAGGTCCCCTCCCGTTCCGTCCCTGTGTTCAAGCCATCGAAGCATCTGCGCGCTCGCGTCGCCAAGCTCGACGACCTCTAG
- a CDS encoding RNA polymerase sigma factor: MSELEPMDDGPSDEELVERARAGDEAALGKLVERHHPAAFRVAVSMLRDDDAAQDVVQDAFIKAFRALPGFRGDAAFRTWILTITANEARGAFRKRGRRKESNLDDVGPVPTDEKGLDEQVVLAQEAARARSLLEELPEKQKLSVSLRIEEGLSFREIGEIIGSSEGAARVNYFHGIRRLRELME, translated from the coding sequence GTGAGCGAACTCGAACCGATGGATGACGGACCTTCCGATGAGGAACTGGTCGAACGAGCTCGAGCGGGTGACGAAGCCGCGCTCGGCAAGTTGGTGGAGCGACATCACCCAGCTGCGTTCAGGGTGGCAGTCTCGATGCTTAGAGACGACGATGCCGCACAGGACGTGGTTCAGGATGCCTTCATCAAGGCGTTCCGTGCGCTCCCCGGATTCCGGGGCGACGCCGCCTTTCGGACTTGGATTCTCACGATTACCGCGAACGAAGCGCGAGGTGCGTTTCGTAAGCGAGGTCGACGAAAGGAATCGAATCTGGACGATGTCGGTCCCGTCCCTACGGACGAGAAGGGGCTCGACGAGCAAGTCGTGCTCGCCCAAGAGGCGGCGCGTGCCCGAAGCCTGTTGGAAGAACTACCGGAGAAGCAAAAACTCTCCGTTTCGTTACGAATAGAGGAAGGTTTGAGTTTTAGAGAGATCGGTGAGATCATCGGATCCAGCGAAGGAGCCGCACGAGTGAACTACTTTCATGGTATCCGGCGGCTGAGGGAGTTGATGGAATGA
- a CDS encoding zf-HC2 domain-containing protein, whose amino-acid sequence MSVPECEIVREQIPLHMSEQLTPEEVTGLELHVSTCTACEAELGLAGVLFATRPVPPAGLSGRIQDAVRYDKRSVRRPWWGLTAAAVAALALGIGFAGDDPSFTDPIVPEYAYEMEEQGLWLADDGLVAGAPSLEELTDEALAQLLEELSVGSAGGAA is encoded by the coding sequence ATGAGCGTACCCGAGTGTGAAATCGTGCGGGAGCAAATCCCGTTACACATGAGCGAACAGCTCACGCCCGAAGAGGTCACGGGGCTCGAGCTTCACGTGAGTACGTGTACTGCGTGCGAGGCGGAGTTGGGTCTCGCCGGGGTGTTGTTCGCGACGCGCCCTGTGCCGCCGGCCGGCCTATCGGGCAGGATTCAGGATGCAGTCCGTTACGACAAGCGCTCCGTCCGCCGACCGTGGTGGGGACTCACCGCGGCAGCCGTGGCTGCGTTGGCACTCGGTATCGGCTTCGCGGGAGACGATCCTTCCTTCACGGATCCGATTGTGCCGGAGTATGCATACGAAATGGAAGAGCAGGGGCTCTGGTTGGCCGACGATGGTCTCGTTGCGGGTGCGCCGTCACTCGAGGAATTGACGGACGAAGCTCTCGCACAGTTGCTTGAAGAATTGAGCGTGGGAAGCGCGGGAGGAGCGGCATGA
- a CDS encoding MoaD/ThiS family protein produces the protein MTLPVRTLFFAAYRDRLGIAELEVDLLAGATVADLVAELRGRGAPFDILPESPAVAVNHTYAFLDEELAAGDEVAFIPPVAGG, from the coding sequence ATGACCCTTCCTGTCCGCACGTTGTTTTTTGCTGCGTATCGAGATCGACTCGGGATCGCTGAGCTTGAGGTCGACCTTTTGGCTGGTGCCACCGTGGCGGACCTTGTGGCGGAGTTGAGGGGGCGCGGTGCTCCGTTCGATATTCTCCCTGAGAGCCCAGCGGTCGCAGTGAACCACACCTACGCGTTTCTCGATGAAGAACTCGCGGCGGGTGATGAGGTCGCGTTCATCCCACCGGTCGCGGGCGGCTGA